Proteins found in one Vespula pensylvanica isolate Volc-1 chromosome 10, ASM1446617v1, whole genome shotgun sequence genomic segment:
- the LOC122632308 gene encoding prostatic acid phosphatase-like isoform X1 has translation MNFLLLFTLLSVLKLDLTLESPVSSGDVKENEASHNYEINEDTLRLVIVVMRHGERAPQDTYPNDPHVTDTMKPYGWGQLTNLGRVNQYNQGIFLRQRYNQFLGQTYNPDIFYLQCTSVDRTKMSAMLEAAGLWKPTLEQSFKADFPWQPVTLFYQRRSEDTLMLIWNTCPKYAQARNTILQLPEVQNVQNENKQLYEELTNLTGMTIASPDDVSSLYSTLKAEVVMNLTLPDWTTKYYPDKLLPLTMYDFKLNTYNDMLKRLKGGPLLKKIVYDMIAKKEGTLHPETRKMFMYVGHDSTVVTLLDVLHIWHDQMPEYNIMTLIELHEDDNGWNVQVFLRNTTSHKPYPMTIPGCAMICPIDKFIKILEPMIPDNWEDECKIDGKYTLPPAPAP, from the exons atgaattttttattgttgttcaCTCTTTTGAGTGTTTTAAAATTAGATTTAACTTTAg aaTCTCCTGTTTCAAGTGGCgatgttaaagaaaatgaagcgTCACATAATTACGAAATTAACGAAGATACTTTGCGTCTAGTTATAGTG gTCATGCGTCATGGCGAACGTGCACCCCAAGATACTTATCCAAATGATCCTCATGTGACAGATACCATGAAACCATATGGTTGGGGCCAATtaacaaat TTAGGTCGAGTTAATCAGTATAATCAAGGAATCTTTTTAAGACAAcgttataatcaatttttggGCCAGACTTATAATcctgatatattttatttgcaatGTACCTCTGTCGATCGTACTAAAATGTCAGCTATGTTAGAAGCAGCTGGACTGTGGAAACCGACTCTAGAGCAATCTTTCAAAGCTGATTTTCCTTGGCAGCctgttacattattttatcagaGACGCTCGGAAGATACC CTCATGTTAATATGGAATACATGCCCGAAATATGCTCAAGCGCGTAACACTATATTGCAATTACCGGAAGTTCAAAATGtgcaaaatgaaaataaacaacTTTACGaagaattaacaaatttaacaGGCATGACAATTGCATCTCCTGATGATGTTAGTTCATTGTACAGTACATTAAAAGCAGAG GTAGTAATGAATTTAACTTTACCTGACTGGACTACGAAATATTATCCTGATAAATTATTACCTTTAACAATGTATGATTTTAAACTTAACACGTATAACGATATGCTTAAACGGCTTAAAGGCGGTCCATTGCTTAAAAAGATCGTTTATGATATGATAGccaaaaaagaaggaacttTACATcctgaaacaagaaaaatgtttatgtatgtagGACATGATAGTACTGTAGTAACTTTACTTGATGTACTACACATTTGGCATGATCAAATGCCAGAATATAACATTATGACTCTGATAGAACTTCATGAAGATGACAATGGTTGGAATGTTCAG GTATTCTTAAGAAATACAACTAGCCATAAGCCATATCCAATGACTATACCTGGATGTGCCATGATTTGCCcaatagataaatttataaaaatcttagAACCAATGATCCCTGATAATTGGGAGGATGAATGTAAAATTGATGGAAAATATACTTTACCACCAGCACCGGCgccataa
- the LOC122632308 gene encoding prostatic acid phosphatase-like isoform X2 has translation MRHGERAPQDTYPNDPHVTDTMKPYGWGQLTNLGRVNQYNQGIFLRQRYNQFLGQTYNPDIFYLQCTSVDRTKMSAMLEAAGLWKPTLEQSFKADFPWQPVTLFYQRRSEDTLMLIWNTCPKYAQARNTILQLPEVQNVQNENKQLYEELTNLTGMTIASPDDVSSLYSTLKAEVVMNLTLPDWTTKYYPDKLLPLTMYDFKLNTYNDMLKRLKGGPLLKKIVYDMIAKKEGTLHPETRKMFMYVGHDSTVVTLLDVLHIWHDQMPEYNIMTLIELHEDDNGWNVQVFLRNTTSHKPYPMTIPGCAMICPIDKFIKILEPMIPDNWEDECKIDGKYTLPPAPAP, from the exons ATGCGTCATGGCGAACGTGCACCCCAAGATACTTATCCAAATGATCCTCATGTGACAGATACCATGAAACCATATGGTTGGGGCCAATtaacaaat TTAGGTCGAGTTAATCAGTATAATCAAGGAATCTTTTTAAGACAAcgttataatcaatttttggGCCAGACTTATAATcctgatatattttatttgcaatGTACCTCTGTCGATCGTACTAAAATGTCAGCTATGTTAGAAGCAGCTGGACTGTGGAAACCGACTCTAGAGCAATCTTTCAAAGCTGATTTTCCTTGGCAGCctgttacattattttatcagaGACGCTCGGAAGATACC CTCATGTTAATATGGAATACATGCCCGAAATATGCTCAAGCGCGTAACACTATATTGCAATTACCGGAAGTTCAAAATGtgcaaaatgaaaataaacaacTTTACGaagaattaacaaatttaacaGGCATGACAATTGCATCTCCTGATGATGTTAGTTCATTGTACAGTACATTAAAAGCAGAG GTAGTAATGAATTTAACTTTACCTGACTGGACTACGAAATATTATCCTGATAAATTATTACCTTTAACAATGTATGATTTTAAACTTAACACGTATAACGATATGCTTAAACGGCTTAAAGGCGGTCCATTGCTTAAAAAGATCGTTTATGATATGATAGccaaaaaagaaggaacttTACATcctgaaacaagaaaaatgtttatgtatgtagGACATGATAGTACTGTAGTAACTTTACTTGATGTACTACACATTTGGCATGATCAAATGCCAGAATATAACATTATGACTCTGATAGAACTTCATGAAGATGACAATGGTTGGAATGTTCAG GTATTCTTAAGAAATACAACTAGCCATAAGCCATATCCAATGACTATACCTGGATGTGCCATGATTTGCCcaatagataaatttataaaaatcttagAACCAATGATCCCTGATAATTGGGAGGATGAATGTAAAATTGATGGAAAATATACTTTACCACCAGCACCGGCgccataa
- the LOC122632306 gene encoding uncharacterized protein LOC122632306 isoform X1, whose translation MANPCGEFRKDMQKRIAPAGPQPAVLPACSMTTIQTQSAPTTPMRPRSLYTTHSYHAQTEDANFQVCIFIPTSFTSLFSLLFCLLYRLLEAAFSCFLFHNRPRTNFQRYSEFSKYFETPPADQWTSMTGATTYSNSAAIWRQPRNPKTIATPYYATEEPCVYTENWREHETDAGTGGAITTPHGTISLRLRNRIRVDMTVDRAVRVINFKNNIVLSLSCSGTASALLHPNGRIYQYGSRVEILAHDTHGNNKYAKMWYKGVSFTCEQCALVYLVDTAGTRTTTDSFLDMSQDFSLNVFYSGSRHGSTCLQEAATVLGASQYWITDEGVENWIINNVRISQTPDGLVRIGRNSNKYQLRTSPSNGTASLTTPFLHCTASLGQTSHLFVRRGERRMHYDGTSFIVRNAGHSAGFDDNDQLKVY comes from the exons ATGGCAAATCCTTGTGGGGAATTCCGCAAGGATATGCAAAAACGTATCGCGCCAGCAGGTCCGCAACCGGCTGTATTACCGGCTTGTTCCATGACGACGATTCAAACTCAAAGTGCACCAACAACGCCAATGCGGCCACGATCACTTTATACGACTCACAGTTATCACGCGCAGACCGAGGACGCTAACTTTCAAGTATGTATATTCATTCCTACAAGTttcacttctcttttttctctgcttttttgtcttctctaCCGTCTATTGGAAGCCGCATTCTCGTGTTTCCTCTTTCATAATCGTCCGAGAACGAACTTTCAGCGATACAGTGAATTTTCCAAGTACTTCGAAACACCACCAGCGGATCAATGGACTAGTATGACGGGTGCAACTACTTATTCGAATTCGGCGGCGATTTGGAGACAGCCAAGAAATCCTAAAACGATTGCAACTCCTTATTACGCGACTGAGGAACCTTGTGTTTATACGGAAAATTGGAGAGAACATGAAACTGATGCGGGTACCGGAGGTGCCATCACTACACCACACGGTACCATCTCCTTGAGACTCCGCAATAGGATTCGAGTTGACATGACTGTTGATCGTGCTGTGAGAGTGATCAATTTTAAG AATAATATCGTGCTTTCCTTAAGTTGTTCTGGAACAGCCTCTGCATTACTACATCCGAATGGAAGAATATATCAATATGGATCGCGCGTTGAAATTCTGGCTCACGATACGCATGGCAATAATAA ATATGCAAAGATGTGGTACAAGGGTGTTAGTTTTACGTGTGAACAATGTGCTCTTGTATATTTAGTGGATACAGCAGGAACTAGAACGACTACTGACTCGTTTTTGGACATGAGTCAA gacttttctttaaatgttttttactCCGGCTCGCGACATGGATCGACGTGCTTACAAGAAGCGGCTACAGTTCTCGGAGCTTCTCAATATTGGATTACAGATGAAGGTGTTGAAAATTGGATCATCAATAATGTTAGAATTTCTCAGACTCCGGATGGACTTGTCAG AATTGGACGTAATAGCAACAAATATCAGCTACGAACATCACCTAGCAATGGAACTGCATCCTTAACAACTCCCTTTCTACATTGCACGGCCTCATTGGGTCAAACATCTCATTTATTTGTACGCCGAGGAGAACGGCGTATGCATTATGATGGAACGAGTTTCATTGTACGCAATGCAGGACACAGTGCTGGGTTTGACGACAATGACCAATTAAAAGTCTATTGA
- the LOC122632306 gene encoding uncharacterized protein LOC122632306 isoform X2, with the protein MANPCGEFRKDMQKRIAPAGPQPAVLPACSMTTIQTQSAPTTPMRPRSLYTTHSYHAQTEDANFQRYSEFSKYFETPPADQWTSMTGATTYSNSAAIWRQPRNPKTIATPYYATEEPCVYTENWREHETDAGTGGAITTPHGTISLRLRNRIRVDMTVDRAVRVINFKNNIVLSLSCSGTASALLHPNGRIYQYGSRVEILAHDTHGNNKYAKMWYKGVSFTCEQCALVYLVDTAGTRTTTDSFLDMSQDFSLNVFYSGSRHGSTCLQEAATVLGASQYWITDEGVENWIINNVRISQTPDGLVRIGRNSNKYQLRTSPSNGTASLTTPFLHCTASLGQTSHLFVRRGERRMHYDGTSFIVRNAGHSAGFDDNDQLKVY; encoded by the exons ATGGCAAATCCTTGTGGGGAATTCCGCAAGGATATGCAAAAACGTATCGCGCCAGCAGGTCCGCAACCGGCTGTATTACCGGCTTGTTCCATGACGACGATTCAAACTCAAAGTGCACCAACAACGCCAATGCGGCCACGATCACTTTATACGACTCACAGTTATCACGCGCAGACCGAGGACGCTAACTTTCAA CGATACAGTGAATTTTCCAAGTACTTCGAAACACCACCAGCGGATCAATGGACTAGTATGACGGGTGCAACTACTTATTCGAATTCGGCGGCGATTTGGAGACAGCCAAGAAATCCTAAAACGATTGCAACTCCTTATTACGCGACTGAGGAACCTTGTGTTTATACGGAAAATTGGAGAGAACATGAAACTGATGCGGGTACCGGAGGTGCCATCACTACACCACACGGTACCATCTCCTTGAGACTCCGCAATAGGATTCGAGTTGACATGACTGTTGATCGTGCTGTGAGAGTGATCAATTTTAAG AATAATATCGTGCTTTCCTTAAGTTGTTCTGGAACAGCCTCTGCATTACTACATCCGAATGGAAGAATATATCAATATGGATCGCGCGTTGAAATTCTGGCTCACGATACGCATGGCAATAATAA ATATGCAAAGATGTGGTACAAGGGTGTTAGTTTTACGTGTGAACAATGTGCTCTTGTATATTTAGTGGATACAGCAGGAACTAGAACGACTACTGACTCGTTTTTGGACATGAGTCAA gacttttctttaaatgttttttactCCGGCTCGCGACATGGATCGACGTGCTTACAAGAAGCGGCTACAGTTCTCGGAGCTTCTCAATATTGGATTACAGATGAAGGTGTTGAAAATTGGATCATCAATAATGTTAGAATTTCTCAGACTCCGGATGGACTTGTCAG AATTGGACGTAATAGCAACAAATATCAGCTACGAACATCACCTAGCAATGGAACTGCATCCTTAACAACTCCCTTTCTACATTGCACGGCCTCATTGGGTCAAACATCTCATTTATTTGTACGCCGAGGAGAACGGCGTATGCATTATGATGGAACGAGTTTCATTGTACGCAATGCAGGACACAGTGCTGGGTTTGACGACAATGACCAATTAAAAGTCTATTGA
- the LOC122632306 gene encoding uncharacterized protein LOC122632306 isoform X3: MANPCGEFRKDMQKRIAPAGPQPAVLPACSMTTIQTQSAPTTPMRPRSLYTTHSYHAQTEDANFQVCIFIPTSFTSLFSLLFCLLYRLLEAAFSCFLFHNRPRTNFQRYSEFSKYFETPPADQWTSMTGATTYSNSAAIWRQPRNPKTIATPYYATEEPCVYTENWREHETDAGTGGAITTPHGTISLRLRNRIRVDMTVDRAVRVINFKDFSLNVFYSGSRHGSTCLQEAATVLGASQYWITDEGVENWIINNVRISQTPDGLVRIGRNSNKYQLRTSPSNGTASLTTPFLHCTASLGQTSHLFVRRGERRMHYDGTSFIVRNAGHSAGFDDNDQLKVY; this comes from the exons ATGGCAAATCCTTGTGGGGAATTCCGCAAGGATATGCAAAAACGTATCGCGCCAGCAGGTCCGCAACCGGCTGTATTACCGGCTTGTTCCATGACGACGATTCAAACTCAAAGTGCACCAACAACGCCAATGCGGCCACGATCACTTTATACGACTCACAGTTATCACGCGCAGACCGAGGACGCTAACTTTCAAGTATGTATATTCATTCCTACAAGTttcacttctcttttttctctgcttttttgtcttctctaCCGTCTATTGGAAGCCGCATTCTCGTGTTTCCTCTTTCATAATCGTCCGAGAACGAACTTTCAGCGATACAGTGAATTTTCCAAGTACTTCGAAACACCACCAGCGGATCAATGGACTAGTATGACGGGTGCAACTACTTATTCGAATTCGGCGGCGATTTGGAGACAGCCAAGAAATCCTAAAACGATTGCAACTCCTTATTACGCGACTGAGGAACCTTGTGTTTATACGGAAAATTGGAGAGAACATGAAACTGATGCGGGTACCGGAGGTGCCATCACTACACCACACGGTACCATCTCCTTGAGACTCCGCAATAGGATTCGAGTTGACATGACTGTTGATCGTGCTGTGAGAGTGATCAATTTTAAG gacttttctttaaatgttttttactCCGGCTCGCGACATGGATCGACGTGCTTACAAGAAGCGGCTACAGTTCTCGGAGCTTCTCAATATTGGATTACAGATGAAGGTGTTGAAAATTGGATCATCAATAATGTTAGAATTTCTCAGACTCCGGATGGACTTGTCAG AATTGGACGTAATAGCAACAAATATCAGCTACGAACATCACCTAGCAATGGAACTGCATCCTTAACAACTCCCTTTCTACATTGCACGGCCTCATTGGGTCAAACATCTCATTTATTTGTACGCCGAGGAGAACGGCGTATGCATTATGATGGAACGAGTTTCATTGTACGCAATGCAGGACACAGTGCTGGGTTTGACGACAATGACCAATTAAAAGTCTATTGA
- the LOC122632708 gene encoding G-protein coupled receptor 52, translated as MEEPSLEALMQAGLIFVVCVAIILSNLLIIATYLNFRGPSEVINYYLLSLASADLLCGLLVVPLSVYPALVRRWVYGDIVCRLVGYLEVTLWAVSVYTFMWISVDRYLAIRKPLRYETVQTKTRCQCWMVFTWISVAMMCCPPLLGFNKPIFDREAFICMLDWGNMAAYTITLSILVLGPSVITIVYTYFYIFSMMRRLKSGVLIHDKEYATALSENLSNPSHIMSFVLVMAFWISWAPYAGVRIYAVINGPPQVPFLHFAVVWLGVTNGFWKAIVLGTLSPQFRLAARVLCLTVCCRHRMLPPELLGLDDDD; from the exons ATGGAGGAGCCCTCGCTGGAGGCTCTCATGCAGGCAGGCCTCATCTTCGTGGTCTGTGTCGCCATCATCCTCTCGAATCTCCTCATCATCGCCACATACCTCAATTTCCGTG GTCCCTCCGAGGTGATAAATTACTACTTGCTGTCGCTGGCTTCGGCGGACCTTCTTTGCGGTCTGCTAGTGGTTCCGCTCTCCGTATATCCGGCTTTGGTGCGAAGATGGGTCTACGGAGACATCGTGTGTCGTCTGGTCGGATATCTCGAAGTTACCCTCTGGGCGGTATCCGTCTATACCTTCATGTGGATTTCCGTCGATCGTTACCTAGCCATCAG GAAACCACTCCGATACGAGACCGTTCAGACGAAAACTCGATGTCAATGCTGGATGGTCTTTACGTGGATCAGCGTTGCCATGATGTGCTGTCCGCCTCTTCTTGGCTTTAACAAGCCGATCTTTGATCGCGAGGCTTTCATCTGCATGCTCGATTGGGGCAACATGGCCGCTTACACTATCACCTTGTCGATCCTCGTACTAGGACCATCGGTAATCACCATCGTCTATACCTATTTCTACATCTTCTCGATGATGAGACGACTGAAATCGGGCGTACTGATTCACGACAAAGAATATGCTACTGCGCTTTCTGAAAATTTGAGTAACCCGAGCCACATCATGTCCTTCGTCCTGGTGATGGCTTTCTGGATATCCTGGGCACCCTATGCAGGAGTCAGGATATATGCTGTCATTAACGGACCTCCTCAG GTACCGTTTCTACACTTTGCCGTGGTATGGCTAGGGGTGACAAACGGTTTTTGGAAGGCGATCGTCCTCGGAACTCTCAGTCCTCAGTTTCGGCTCGCTGCGCGTGTTCTTTGCTTGACGGTGTGCTGTCGACACAGAATGCTTCCGCCGGAGCTTCTCGgcctcgacgacgacgactaa